From a single Sporosarcina oncorhynchi genomic region:
- a CDS encoding hemolysin family protein: MFIALGFFLFMSFFLSGSETALTAVNRMKVQLRAEQGDRKAIKLRDLISKPDRMITAILIGNNIANIMMPTIVTMIAIDRGLQVGVLTGILTVVLIVFGEVLPKTIAATFADKVAYVVAPSISILVKLLTPLTALLALFTNVFIRIISKGAVTEATLTKEELRSMVDIASTEGTFEQEESQRLKGVLDFPDKDVSDVMETHRTEVIGLPIESTYEEVRDTILEYFYTRYPIYEESIDRVVGIFYSKMLIEWSMKPEMKLSELIDDEPLFVVQTASVEKVFKLMLSKKKHMAIVLDEYGGTLGIVTHEDIIEEMIGQDIEDETDFDEEVLIYEKDDHVLICHGRLEIVDAIDLLGTELPTDHETIGGFVMQELGHVPEPGERFTYENLFFEIEELDRSRIVKMKITKRTEENQ, from the coding sequence TTGTTTATTGCACTAGGGTTCTTTTTATTCATGTCTTTCTTCTTATCAGGAAGTGAGACCGCACTTACTGCTGTTAATCGCATGAAAGTGCAATTGCGAGCCGAACAAGGTGACCGCAAAGCGATCAAACTGAGGGATCTCATTTCAAAACCCGACCGGATGATTACGGCGATCCTTATAGGTAATAATATAGCGAACATTATGATGCCCACAATCGTAACGATGATTGCCATCGACAGAGGCCTGCAAGTGGGCGTGTTGACGGGGATTTTGACAGTCGTTCTGATTGTCTTTGGTGAAGTATTACCGAAGACAATCGCCGCAACATTTGCCGATAAAGTGGCATATGTCGTTGCACCGTCAATTTCCATCCTCGTCAAATTGCTTACACCGTTGACGGCACTACTTGCTTTATTCACAAATGTCTTTATCCGCATTATCTCCAAAGGGGCTGTGACGGAAGCGACTTTGACAAAAGAAGAACTACGATCGATGGTGGATATCGCATCGACGGAAGGGACGTTCGAACAGGAAGAGTCCCAGCGTCTTAAAGGTGTACTCGATTTCCCTGACAAGGATGTATCGGATGTCATGGAAACGCATCGTACGGAAGTGATTGGATTACCGATTGAATCGACGTATGAAGAAGTGCGTGACACAATTCTCGAATACTTCTATACGCGCTATCCGATTTACGAGGAAAGCATTGACCGAGTCGTCGGTATATTCTACTCGAAGATGCTGATTGAATGGTCAATGAAACCTGAAATGAAGTTGTCCGAATTGATTGATGACGAACCGCTTTTCGTCGTGCAGACAGCCAGTGTCGAAAAAGTGTTTAAGCTGATGTTGTCCAAAAAGAAACATATGGCAATTGTCTTGGATGAATACGGCGGCACGCTTGGCATTGTTACGCACGAAGACATCATTGAAGAGATGATCGGACAGGATATCGAAGACGAAACTGACTTCGATGAAGAAGTGCTCATTTATGAAAAGGATGATCACGTCCTTATCTGTCACGGTCGTCTTGAAATCGTTGACGCCATCGACTTGCTTGGAACCGAACTGCCGACAGATCACGAAACAATCGGAGGTTTCGTTATGCAAGAACTTGGTCACGTCCCTGAACCCGGCGAACGGTTTACATACGAAAACCTGTTTTTTGAAATTGAGGAATTGGACAGAAGCCGTATTGTAAAGATGAAAATTACGAAACGTACTGAAGAAAATCAATAA
- a CDS encoding RNA polymerase sigma factor: protein MKIDLTELYDEYGRYIYHLCLKLTRNKEEAEDLMQDVWVKVVRYSGKMDGVDRMKAWLTTICMNTFRDRYRKDVRRSKHVMNQPDTLDVPILDLVPSDMPTPVEMVEQNDIQVMVQEKISLLDGIYRTTIEYFYVHQYSLIEIADLMKVSIGTVKSRLFRAKKYLKELMMDDTSVQEYVTA from the coding sequence ATGAAAATTGACTTGACTGAGCTATACGATGAATATGGCCGTTATATATATCACTTATGTTTGAAATTAACGCGTAATAAAGAAGAGGCTGAAGACCTCATGCAAGATGTATGGGTGAAAGTCGTCCGGTATAGTGGCAAAATGGATGGTGTCGATCGCATGAAGGCGTGGTTGACAACCATTTGTATGAATACATTCCGTGATCGTTACCGCAAAGATGTACGACGAAGCAAACACGTAATGAACCAACCTGATACATTGGACGTTCCGATACTCGATCTGGTTCCCAGTGATATGCCGACACCTGTAGAAATGGTCGAGCAGAACGATATCCAAGTCATGGTGCAGGAGAAAATCAGCTTGTTGGACGGTATTTATCGCACAACAATTGAATACTTCTATGTGCATCAATATTCGTTGATTGAAATTGCGGATCTGATGAAAGTGTCAATCGGAACGGTAAAATCACGCTTGTTCCGCGCGAAGAAATATTTAAAGGAATTAATGATGGACGACACATCTGTACAAGAATACGTTACAGCATAA
- a CDS encoding phospholipase D family protein, translating into MGRKRKWARPRWIVLLAVLLFLFLYIGVISWHTYKPLPEGINYQGDIHWTDDVEMFTDLTFAQNKDGGGMMHENHIFDEVYKMIDEAESFIVLDFFLMDHYTDEDKDFPEIAQTLTSKLVEKKKANPDMEIIFITDPLNTGYGSYESKWFDAMEDAAIEVVYTNLDKLRDSTPIYSGLYRTIFRWAHFEKNGWITNAMASKAPKMTLYSYMILLNVKANHRKTIVTEKEALITSSNPHNASGFHGNVAMKVSGAVLNDILEAEEAVVRYTNGGTLPRAKVESPDDGEYAVQYLTEKKILEALLGDIAVAQTGDTIRMGMFFIAMPEVVESLVDAANRGVNIEMILDPNENSFGNEKSGLPNRPVLQKMMDETDGNITARWYNTVMGQYHTKLVTIRTKDEMYITNGSANLTDRTLNNYNLEANLRIIAPGDSELSKEIDDYFDRLWNNKDAMYTLDFEEYQDSFTFFQRGIYRLQELLKVTTY; encoded by the coding sequence ATGGGGCGTAAACGCAAATGGGCGAGACCGAGGTGGATTGTGTTACTGGCAGTCCTGCTTTTTTTATTCCTTTATATCGGAGTCATCAGTTGGCATACATATAAACCGTTGCCGGAAGGCATCAACTACCAAGGGGACATCCATTGGACCGATGACGTAGAAATGTTCACGGATCTCACGTTTGCGCAGAACAAAGACGGTGGCGGCATGATGCATGAAAATCATATTTTTGATGAAGTGTATAAAATGATTGACGAAGCCGAATCGTTCATCGTATTGGATTTCTTCCTCATGGATCACTATACCGATGAGGACAAAGATTTTCCGGAAATCGCACAAACACTTACGTCAAAGCTAGTAGAAAAGAAAAAGGCCAATCCTGACATGGAAATCATTTTTATAACAGATCCCCTCAATACAGGCTATGGCTCATATGAATCGAAATGGTTCGATGCGATGGAAGATGCAGCTATCGAAGTTGTCTATACCAATCTTGACAAGTTACGCGACTCGACACCCATCTATTCGGGACTCTATCGGACAATTTTCCGATGGGCACATTTTGAGAAGAATGGATGGATTACTAATGCCATGGCGAGTAAAGCGCCAAAAATGACGTTGTATTCCTATATGATTCTTTTGAATGTGAAGGCGAATCATCGGAAGACGATTGTCACCGAAAAGGAAGCGCTCATCACATCAAGTAATCCACATAATGCTAGCGGGTTTCATGGTAATGTAGCCATGAAGGTTTCTGGCGCAGTCCTCAACGATATACTGGAGGCGGAAGAGGCAGTTGTCCGCTATACAAATGGCGGTACGTTGCCACGTGCCAAAGTAGAATCGCCTGATGACGGAGAATATGCGGTTCAGTATTTGACGGAAAAGAAAATCCTTGAGGCGCTGCTTGGTGATATTGCAGTCGCACAAACAGGTGATACTATCCGAATGGGCATGTTTTTCATCGCTATGCCTGAAGTCGTGGAATCGCTAGTCGATGCGGCAAATCGCGGCGTCAACATCGAAATGATTCTCGATCCGAACGAAAACTCTTTCGGAAATGAAAAGTCAGGCCTGCCCAACCGTCCTGTTCTTCAGAAGATGATGGATGAAACCGATGGCAACATCACGGCGCGCTGGTATAATACGGTCATGGGCCAATACCATACAAAGCTTGTGACAATCCGTACGAAAGATGAGATGTATATTACGAATGGGTCTGCGAACTTGACGGACAGAACATTAAATAACTACAATCTGGAAGCGAATTTAAGAATCATCGCGCCGGGTGACAGCGAACTGTCGAAAGAAATCGATGACTATTTCGATAGACTTTGGAACAATAAAGATGCGATGTACACACTGGATTTCGAAGAATATCAAGACAGTTTTACATTTTTCCAAAGAGGGATTTATCGTCTCCAAGAACTATTAAAAGTGACAACGTATTAA
- a CDS encoding SE1832 family protein, with translation MNKRQIESEIAELKMDYISLQGDIEKLESTGHEDSVHKAEERLAKMEIRLAELNEQLDASTE, from the coding sequence ATGAATAAACGACAGATTGAATCTGAAATCGCCGAGTTGAAGATGGATTACATCAGCCTTCAAGGTGATATCGAAAAACTGGAATCGACAGGTCATGAAGATTCTGTTCATAAAGCTGAAGAAAGACTGGCTAAGATGGAAATTCGTCTTGCCGAGTTGAATGAACAGCTGGACGCTAGTACGGAATGA
- a CDS encoding cation:proton antiporter, whose amino-acid sequence MFDSLLFDLMLVILIGILSQWVAWKYRMPAIVVMAVAGLLVGPIFGLINPQESMGDLFGPIITFAVAIILFEGSLNLDIREIKGFSKPVARIVTIGAFIAWIAGSLAAHYLAGLSWEVSFIIGGLFIVTGPTVILPLLRQAKLKPRVAAILKWEGIVVDPFGALLAVFAFEFIKFINSEVTLNALLLFFAASAFAVFLGWIAALIIGNAFERGSIPEYLKAPILFVVVLSVFVFSDEIMHETGLLAVTAMGMKMANMRLTTLNDVRHFKEDISVLLISGIFVMLTASLDPKVLLEIFNPYIVMYVTAMIFVVRPLSIWISTIGTDLTVREKLLIGWIAPRGIVALTVSGYFATILLEKGYEDAELLTALTFALVLSTVVLHGFSIGFVAKKLNLTTTDESGVAIVGGSKFAAGLAQSIKDTGNEVLLLDQSWAGLADARKLGLNSYVGDILSEQIEYHIDLTPYRYMLAMTKSDIYNAHVCADFAPDLGRKNLFQTSFHVGKDIETFTITGGQQLFTPAISIYGLEERMHAGHVIRKTLLTKQYSYTQYLRERDDKSILLYILRADGEIEFFTPAEELQATAGDAIIALTSPAKTIERVKERLDEEHGDKSIPYERLEELFTEEPTEAKREIPGAAPISTVNAK is encoded by the coding sequence ATGTTCGATTCATTGTTGTTTGACCTGATGCTTGTCATTCTTATAGGGATCCTTTCCCAGTGGGTGGCATGGAAATACAGGATGCCGGCAATTGTTGTCATGGCGGTAGCTGGTTTGCTTGTCGGCCCTATTTTCGGATTGATTAATCCGCAAGAAAGTATGGGTGACCTTTTTGGTCCGATAATAACGTTTGCCGTTGCGATTATCCTTTTTGAAGGTAGTCTGAACTTGGACATTAGAGAGATAAAAGGGTTCAGTAAACCTGTCGCCCGTATCGTCACGATTGGTGCGTTCATCGCCTGGATCGCGGGTTCATTAGCTGCGCATTATTTAGCAGGCTTGTCATGGGAAGTTTCGTTCATTATCGGGGGCTTGTTCATCGTGACGGGACCGACTGTCATTTTGCCGTTGCTTAGACAGGCAAAACTGAAGCCGCGAGTAGCCGCGATACTGAAATGGGAAGGTATTGTTGTCGACCCGTTTGGCGCATTACTAGCTGTTTTTGCATTTGAATTCATTAAATTCATTAATAGCGAAGTGACATTGAATGCTCTTTTGCTGTTCTTTGCTGCTTCCGCATTTGCCGTCTTCCTTGGATGGATTGCCGCACTTATTATTGGAAATGCATTCGAGCGCGGAAGTATTCCTGAATATTTGAAAGCACCAATCTTATTTGTTGTCGTCTTATCGGTGTTTGTGTTTTCGGATGAAATTATGCATGAAACGGGATTACTGGCCGTCACCGCAATGGGGATGAAGATGGCAAACATGCGATTGACAACATTAAATGACGTACGTCATTTCAAAGAGGATATATCTGTTTTACTAATATCTGGAATTTTTGTCATGTTAACCGCATCGCTTGACCCGAAAGTATTGCTCGAAATTTTCAACCCGTACATTGTCATGTACGTGACGGCGATGATTTTCGTTGTCCGACCACTATCGATATGGATTTCAACAATCGGTACAGATTTGACTGTTCGGGAAAAGTTGTTGATCGGTTGGATTGCGCCTCGGGGAATTGTTGCGCTCACCGTGTCGGGATATTTTGCGACGATTTTGCTTGAAAAAGGGTACGAGGATGCAGAACTACTTACAGCTTTGACATTCGCTCTCGTCCTCTCGACCGTGGTACTTCACGGATTTTCCATTGGTTTTGTCGCCAAGAAGTTGAATCTGACGACGACAGATGAGTCGGGTGTTGCGATTGTTGGAGGTTCGAAGTTTGCAGCTGGGCTGGCGCAATCCATCAAAGACACAGGGAATGAAGTTCTCCTTCTTGACCAATCATGGGCAGGACTTGCGGATGCACGAAAACTTGGATTGAACAGTTATGTTGGAGATATTCTTTCTGAACAGATTGAGTATCATATCGACTTGACTCCATATCGTTATATGCTCGCAATGACGAAGTCGGATATTTATAATGCGCATGTTTGTGCGGATTTCGCGCCGGATCTAGGACGTAAAAACTTATTCCAGACGTCTTTCCATGTCGGGAAGGATATAGAGACATTCACAATTACAGGCGGCCAACAACTGTTCACGCCTGCGATTTCGATCTATGGATTGGAAGAGCGGATGCATGCAGGCCACGTCATCCGTAAGACGCTGCTTACAAAGCAATACAGCTATACACAATACTTGCGTGAACGGGATGACAAATCTATTTTGCTGTATATTCTTCGGGCAGATGGTGAAATCGAGTTCTTTACACCTGCAGAGGAGTTACAGGCAACTGCTGGGGATGCCATCATTGCATTGACATCGCCGGCGAAGACAATCGAACGTGTAAAGGAACGTTTGGATGAAGAACACGGTGACAAGTCGATTCCTTACGAGCGACTGGAAGAACTGTTCACAGAAGAACCGACGGAAGCGAAACGTGAAATCCCTGGAGCCGCTCCGATTTCGACCGTAAATGCCAAATGA
- a CDS encoding NADPH-dependent FMN reductase, with the protein MKVLFVDGTIIGSKTGAVLDTVETYVRETNKDFAIERMDLASYEHQFVDGRPSEQYNEDMKKLVKKFEEADGYILATPIFQGSIPGVLKNAFDMLHPHTMRYKPVSIVANGGTHQHHLVVENQLKPILDYFRCLVTPNYVYTHAGHFDQDNRIIDEDVHNRLRELARVFAKYAEMSEYLSKDMLDAN; encoded by the coding sequence TTGAAAGTTTTGTTTGTGGACGGGACGATTATCGGCAGCAAAACGGGCGCCGTGCTCGACACTGTCGAAACGTATGTAAGAGAGACGAATAAAGACTTTGCAATTGAACGGATGGACTTGGCAAGTTATGAACATCAATTCGTGGACGGACGTCCATCTGAACAATACAACGAGGACATGAAGAAACTCGTGAAGAAATTCGAAGAGGCTGATGGCTACATTCTTGCTACACCGATTTTTCAAGGTTCGATACCCGGCGTCTTGAAAAATGCTTTTGATATGCTTCATCCGCATACGATGCGTTATAAGCCAGTTTCTATAGTGGCGAATGGTGGCACACATCAACACCATCTAGTAGTGGAAAATCAACTCAAGCCGATATTGGATTATTTCCGTTGTCTTGTAACACCTAATTATGTCTATACACATGCGGGACATTTTGACCAAGATAACCGGATTATAGATGAAGATGTGCATAATCGACTTCGGGAGTTGGCCAGGGTATTTGCAAAATATGCAGAGATGAGTGAATATCTTTCGAAAGATATGCTTGACGCCAACTAA
- a CDS encoding putative bifunctional diguanylate cyclase/phosphodiesterase: MKRSHSVKKRFLLFFFAIIIIPNVLEKVITRLFGLKFENVFWYDVLDTTIFLIFAIPVLLYLLRQIDRYARELEYQVVENKKIVQEIEVRNNELAHTDSLTQLPNRPNLFYTLDHLVLPAYHNHVGIFFIDLDRFKIINDTMGHLYGDLFIKEVASRLQSFLPEESLLFRHGGDEFIIVTPDRDETQYEKLAKEILELFESPFTFKGDNLYTTVSIGISVFPEHGHNAETLLKNADKAMYSAKERGGNTFCLYSLTEEAGAVRSMKLENGLRTSIENEQLHLVYQPIIHLQTKRVVGLEALLRWEHAELGSISPAEFIPVAEKNGMIIPIGKWVLETACRQLKEWHSELPDLCIAVNVSTRQIYEENFADTVKKTLDDSGVAASKLTLEITESLMQNHNFSNRIFKRFKEIGVNLSIDDFGTGYSSLSVLSSLQIDRLKIDQSFIQQMLEHEKTGSIVKTIIDMGNNLDLELIAEGIETQEQEEALRECGCQYGQGYHISKPFPPEEMFRFLSVRSK, from the coding sequence ATGAAAAGATCTCATAGCGTAAAAAAACGGTTCTTGTTATTTTTTTTCGCCATTATCATAATCCCGAATGTGCTAGAAAAAGTCATCACTCGGCTGTTCGGTTTAAAATTTGAGAATGTCTTTTGGTACGACGTGCTTGATACGACAATCTTTCTTATCTTCGCCATTCCGGTTTTACTCTATCTGTTACGTCAAATTGACCGTTATGCCAGAGAACTGGAGTATCAGGTAGTAGAAAACAAGAAAATAGTTCAAGAGATTGAAGTGAGAAACAATGAACTGGCACATACAGATTCTTTGACGCAATTACCGAACCGCCCGAATTTATTTTATACATTAGATCATCTTGTTTTGCCAGCCTATCATAATCACGTAGGAATCTTTTTCATCGATCTGGATCGATTCAAGATTATTAACGATACGATGGGCCATTTATATGGTGATTTGTTCATAAAAGAAGTCGCCAGCCGGCTACAAAGCTTCCTGCCGGAGGAGTCTTTACTGTTTCGTCATGGGGGAGATGAATTTATCATTGTCACGCCAGACAGAGACGAAACTCAATACGAAAAGCTTGCAAAAGAAATCCTGGAACTGTTTGAAAGCCCTTTCACGTTTAAAGGGGACAATCTCTATACGACTGTAAGTATTGGAATCAGTGTTTTTCCGGAGCATGGTCATAATGCAGAAACGTTACTGAAAAATGCTGACAAAGCGATGTATAGTGCGAAAGAACGTGGAGGAAATACATTCTGTCTATATTCATTGACGGAAGAAGCAGGCGCCGTGCGCTCTATGAAATTGGAAAACGGCCTGCGGACATCAATTGAAAACGAACAGTTGCATCTAGTCTATCAGCCGATCATTCACTTGCAGACAAAGCGTGTGGTGGGTCTTGAAGCTTTACTGCGCTGGGAACATGCTGAGTTAGGCTCCATATCACCCGCTGAATTCATCCCGGTTGCTGAAAAGAATGGCATGATCATTCCGATTGGAAAATGGGTACTGGAGACGGCTTGCCGTCAATTGAAAGAGTGGCACTCAGAATTGCCTGACCTCTGTATAGCGGTAAATGTCTCGACACGTCAAATTTATGAAGAAAATTTTGCGGATACCGTTAAAAAAACGTTGGATGATTCGGGTGTAGCTGCATCCAAGTTGACGCTTGAAATCACAGAATCTCTTATGCAGAACCATAACTTTTCAAACCGTATATTTAAAAGGTTCAAGGAAATCGGTGTCAACTTGTCAATCGATGATTTTGGCACAGGCTATTCATCTCTTAGTGTTCTTAGTTCATTGCAGATTGATCGTTTGAAAATCGATCAGTCGTTCATTCAACAAATGCTCGAACATGAAAAAACAGGATCTATCGTCAAAACAATTATCGACATGGGGAATAATTTGGATTTGGAACTTATTGCAGAAGGTATAGAAACACAAGAACAGGAAGAAGCTCTTAGGGAATGTGGATGCCAGTACGGACAAGGTTATCATATAAGCAAGCCTTTTCCACCTGAAGAAATGTTCCGGTTTTTATCGGTCAGATCAAAATGA
- a CDS encoding diguanylate cyclase domain-containing protein, protein MDDSKGLLLDKVLMEGIKDILLVIEVASDGELYYAYVNRVANDRTNLSKDVVGKALREVHKQEEFEFFEANHLKVIQTRQALSYEDSFLSPQGTHFYSQSWLTPLFDENGDVQYIVVLVHDITSKKQAELALKSSKEKLVESQDQFRIIAENSHDLIALISDRGLINYISPSCEELLGIDSTAFIGKYYTSFLHPVEKQQLKAAFDLSVSLKKPLKEKYRMQNSDGNWLWFELHGSPVFNELGAYSHFVAVSRDITTRYEYESKLTYFAYYDVLADLPNRRLFLNNLAEALDHKQVHGGELALMLMDIDKFKQINDEYGHDTGDLVIKGFADRLKKEVTLEGSTVARLGGDEFAVILPKVKNMEAAESIATNILRVMRNEWKLLDHTLTVTVSIGLAMASAEDLTNVTLLKKADVALYEAKASGRNRIQING, encoded by the coding sequence GTGGATGATTCAAAAGGATTGTTACTAGATAAAGTATTGATGGAGGGGATTAAAGATATATTATTGGTTATTGAAGTGGCAAGCGATGGAGAACTTTATTATGCGTATGTAAACCGCGTAGCGAATGATCGGACAAATCTTTCTAAAGATGTGGTCGGAAAAGCATTGAGGGAAGTACATAAGCAAGAGGAATTCGAATTCTTCGAGGCAAACCACTTGAAAGTTATACAGACGCGGCAGGCACTATCTTATGAAGACAGTTTTCTATCGCCACAAGGCACGCATTTTTATTCACAAAGCTGGTTAACACCACTGTTTGATGAAAATGGGGATGTACAATACATTGTCGTCCTCGTGCATGATATTACAAGCAAAAAACAGGCCGAACTGGCTTTGAAAAGTTCGAAAGAGAAACTCGTTGAAAGTCAAGACCAATTCAGGATCATAGCGGAAAATTCACATGATCTTATCGCTTTAATTAGCGATAGAGGCCTAATAAACTACATATCGCCAAGTTGCGAAGAACTGCTCGGGATCGATAGCACCGCGTTCATCGGCAAGTATTACACAAGCTTTCTCCATCCGGTTGAAAAGCAACAATTGAAAGCGGCATTCGATTTGTCCGTTTCGCTGAAGAAACCGTTGAAAGAGAAGTATCGCATGCAAAATAGCGACGGAAATTGGCTCTGGTTTGAACTGCATGGCTCACCTGTTTTTAATGAACTTGGTGCTTATAGTCACTTCGTTGCGGTCTCACGCGACATTACGACGCGATATGAATATGAAAGTAAATTGACCTATTTCGCCTATTATGATGTATTGGCTGATCTGCCCAATCGTCGTCTATTCTTGAATAATCTCGCTGAAGCATTGGATCACAAACAGGTCCACGGCGGCGAACTGGCACTCATGTTAATGGATATTGATAAATTCAAACAGATTAATGATGAATATGGACACGATACAGGTGATCTAGTCATTAAGGGGTTTGCCGATCGCCTCAAAAAGGAAGTGACGTTGGAGGGAAGTACTGTCGCAAGGCTTGGCGGGGATGAATTTGCTGTCATATTGCCTAAAGTCAAAAACATGGAGGCAGCGGAGTCAATCGCTACAAATATTCTCCGCGTCATGCGGAATGAATGGAAGCTGCTTGACCATACATTGACCGTGACGGTGAGCATAGGACTTGCGATGGCTTCAGCGGAGGATCTGACAAATGTTACCCTGCTGAAAAAAGCCGATGTGGCACTGTATGAAGCGAAAGCGTCTGGCAGAAACCGTATACAGATTAATGGGTGA